In Bacillota bacterium, the genomic window CGATCATTTCGACCATAACGCTGTGGATCTCTTATCCGGCGACTTCGATCTAATCCGCACTCCCGGCCCGCATCAAGTCCGAGGTCTTACTATCCAGGGCTTGGCCACCTATCACGACGACGTTCACGGCACCAAACGCGGCGACAATATCGTTTACACCATCGAGGCCGACGGACTGCGAGTAACCCACCTGGGGGATCTCGGTCATACCCTGAGCGCCAGCCAGATCATGGCCCTGCGGCCTATCAACGTGCTCCTGGTTCCGGTGGGAGGCTTTTATACCATCAATGCCCTGGAGGCCAAAGAAGTAGTCCAGGCCATCAACCCCGATGTAATTATCCCCATGCATTATAAAACCCCGGTGATCAGTTTTCCCATCGCTGCCGTGGACGATTTTCTTACCGTTATGGGTGGGGGCAAGCGCCTACAGGCCACCACAGTACAGATCAGTGCCACCCATCTGCCGCCCCATGGCAGTATCATTGTCCTAGATCATGTCTAGCCAATGTCCTATAGCCAAGGCTTGACAGCCATGGTAGGCTTTAAGTAGAATGGGGAAGTGGTAGACTACCTGTAAGAAGTCATGCGCTTTCTAGTGCTTGCGTCAGCGCTTTTTTTTTGGACCGGCGCAAGAGTACTCAAAGGAGGACAGCAGGGTGGCAAAGTTTGTTTTTGTAACTGGCGGCGTTGTTTCTTCTCTGGGCAAAGGTATCACCGCCGCCTCTCTTGGACGGCTGCTCAAGAGCCGAGGGGTCAAAGTATCTATGCTTAAATTCGATCCCTACATTAATATGGATCCCGGCACCATGAGCCCTTACCAACACGGCGAGGTCTTTGTCTTGGACGACGGGGCCGAATGTGACCTGGACCTTGGTCACTACGAACGCTTCCTCGACCAAAGCCTTACTCGCCTCAGCAACGTCACAACCGGTCAGATTTACGGCACCGTGATCGACAAAGAGCGGCGCGGCGATTTTCTCGGCGGAACTGTGCAGGTTATCCCTCACATCACCAACGAGATCAAAGATCGCCTTCACTTGCTCGCTGCCGAGAGCGGTGCCGATGTCATTATTTGCGAAATCGGCGGCACCGTGGGCGACATCGAGAGCCTGCCCTTTCTGGAAGCGATCCGGCAGTTAAAGAGCGACGTGGGTCGCCACGATGTCCTTTATATTCACGTTACCCTGGTACCCTACATCAAAGCCGCCGGCGAGCTCAAGACCAAACCTACCCAGCACAGTGTCAAGGAGCTCCGGAGCATCGGTATTCAGCCGGACATTATCGTCTGTCGCACCGAGCGACCATTGTCCGACAGTGTTCGGTCAAAAATAGCTCTGTTTTGCGATACCGAAAAGCGCGCCGTCATTCAAAACACCGACGTGGCCTGCCTGTACGAGGTACCACTGGCCATGGCTGCCGAAGGGCTGGACGATATTGTGGTGGAGCGGCTGCAGCTTCAGTGCAATGGACGGGAACTGCAGTCTTGGCAAGAACTGGTACACCGGGCTACCAATCCGCCTCGGCGGGTTACCGTGGCTTTGGTGGGGAAATACGTGGCCCTGCACGATGCCTATCTGTCGGTGGTGGAGGCCCTCAATCACGCCAGCATCGCCAACAACGTCGGCGTGGACATCCGCTGGCTCAGTGCCGAGGATTTGGAGACCGAAGAGCCGGACAAGCTGTTAGCCGGTGTCCATGGCATTGTGGTCCCCGGCGGCTTCGGCAACCGCGGCACCACCGGTAAAATGCACGCTATCCGCTATGCTCGCGAGAGGGACATTCCCTACCTGGGGCTGTGCCTGGGAATGCAGTTGGCAGCGGTGGAATTTACCCGCCAGGTGCTGGGATTAGAACAGGCCCACAGCACCGAACTCGATCCCGATACACCTGATCCCATTGTGCACCAGTACCAAGGGCCGGAACCGGCTCCCACTCAGGGAGACACCATGCGCCGGGGTAAGCACCTTTGCCAACTGGTACCGGGCACTAAGACCTACGCCGCTTACGGGCAACCTAAAATCGAAGAGCGCTATCGCCACCGCTTCCAACTGAACAACAACTACCGCCAGCTCCTGGAAGAGGCCGGGTTTAAAGTGGCCGGCACATCCGCCGACGGCCGCCTGGTAGAAATCATCGAGCTTGAGGGCCATCCCTGGTTCGTAGGCACCCAGTTTCATCCCGAACTAAAATCCCGACCCAACCGGCCCCATCCATTGTTCCGCGACTTCATCGCCGCCACCCTAAACCAGCTATAAACAAAGGGCAGGACTTCGCGCCTGCCCTTCAAACGTGTTACATATGCCTGTGCACCGTACCATCTGGTACGGGCCGGTCTCTCCATACCGAAAACGGTTGCGGGCCCATCCTCACGCTCCGCGGCGCCCGCCCGTTTAAACTAATTTGTTTTCTCACTCCTGCGAAACTCTGATATAATAAACATAACCCAACCAGCAGGAGGCGAGGGCATGCTAGAGCTAGCCACCATCGAAGATACCGTCCAACACGTAGCCGAAGCCATCGCGTCGGTGTTAGAACTGGACGTAAGCATCATCGACCGCCGCTATGTGCGCCTGGGCGCCACCGGCCTCTACGCCGGGGCCCGTTTTTCTTCCGCTGCCCGCGACTCCCTG contains:
- a CDS encoding MBL fold metallo-hydrolase, with product MKIRWYGHACFLITTISGLRILTDPFDETVGYNLPGISPDIVTVSHDHFDHNAVDLLSGDFDLIRTPGPHQVRGLTIQGLATYHDDVHGTKRGDNIVYTIEADGLRVTHLGDLGHTLSASQIMALRPINVLLVPVGGFYTINALEAKEVVQAINPDVIIPMHYKTPVISFPIAAVDDFLTVMGGGKRLQATTVQISATHLPPHGSIIVLDHV
- a CDS encoding CTP synthase yields the protein MAKFVFVTGGVVSSLGKGITAASLGRLLKSRGVKVSMLKFDPYINMDPGTMSPYQHGEVFVLDDGAECDLDLGHYERFLDQSLTRLSNVTTGQIYGTVIDKERRGDFLGGTVQVIPHITNEIKDRLHLLAAESGADVIICEIGGTVGDIESLPFLEAIRQLKSDVGRHDVLYIHVTLVPYIKAAGELKTKPTQHSVKELRSIGIQPDIIVCRTERPLSDSVRSKIALFCDTEKRAVIQNTDVACLYEVPLAMAAEGLDDIVVERLQLQCNGRELQSWQELVHRATNPPRRVTVALVGKYVALHDAYLSVVEALNHASIANNVGVDIRWLSAEDLETEEPDKLLAGVHGIVVPGGFGNRGTTGKMHAIRYARERDIPYLGLCLGMQLAAVEFTRQVLGLEQAHSTELDPDTPDPIVHQYQGPEPAPTQGDTMRRGKHLCQLVPGTKTYAAYGQPKIEERYRHRFQLNNNYRQLLEEAGFKVAGTSADGRLVEIIELEGHPWFVGTQFHPELKSRPNRPHPLFRDFIAATLNQL